A part of Streptomyces sp. NBC_01497 genomic DNA contains:
- a CDS encoding CCA tRNA nucleotidyltransferase: MPNANNDNPSALNQVQSRAVSELLRVSPVADVLALRFEEAGFSLALVGGSVRDALLGRLGNDLDFTTDARPQDILKILRPWADAVWDVGIAFGTVGCHKDAVVDGVAQSFQIEVTTYRSEAYDRTSRKPEVSYGDSIEEDLVRRDFTVNAMALALPRKEFIDPHGGLGDLAQRVLRTPGTPQDSFSDDPLRMFRAARFSAQLDFEVAPEVVAAMKEMADRIEIVSAERVRDEFNKLLLSQHPRKGLALLVDSGLAARVLPELPALRLESDEHHRHKDVYEHSLTVLEQAIDLEEDGPDLVLRLAALLHDVGKPRTRRFEGDGRVSFHHHEVVGAKLVKKRMTALKYANDMVRDVSRLVELHLRFHGYGAGEWTDSAVRRYVRDAGPLLGRLHKLTRSDCTTRNKRKATALSRAYDGLEERIAQLQEREELDAIRPDLDGNQIMEILDITPGPVIGAAYAFLLEQRLENGPMEFDDAVAALKEWWATQEA, from the coding sequence GTGCCGAACGCCAACAATGACAACCCCAGTGCACTGAATCAGGTGCAGAGCCGCGCGGTCAGTGAACTGCTGCGGGTATCCCCCGTCGCCGACGTCCTCGCGCTCCGGTTCGAGGAGGCAGGCTTCTCGCTCGCCCTGGTGGGCGGGTCGGTGCGGGACGCACTGCTCGGCCGGCTCGGCAACGATCTGGACTTCACGACGGACGCGCGCCCGCAGGACATTCTCAAGATCCTCAGGCCTTGGGCGGATGCCGTGTGGGATGTGGGGATCGCGTTCGGCACGGTCGGCTGCCACAAGGACGCAGTCGTCGACGGCGTGGCCCAGAGCTTCCAGATCGAAGTCACGACCTACCGCTCCGAGGCGTACGACCGGACCTCGCGCAAGCCGGAGGTGTCGTACGGGGACTCCATCGAGGAGGACCTCGTGCGCCGTGACTTCACGGTGAACGCGATGGCGCTCGCCCTCCCGCGCAAGGAGTTCATCGATCCCCACGGGGGCCTCGGCGACCTCGCGCAGCGCGTCCTGAGGACGCCGGGCACGCCTCAGGACTCGTTCTCCGACGATCCGCTGCGGATGTTCAGGGCCGCGCGCTTCTCCGCTCAGCTCGACTTCGAGGTCGCTCCCGAGGTGGTCGCGGCCATGAAGGAGATGGCCGACCGGATTGAGATCGTCTCCGCCGAGCGGGTCCGGGACGAGTTCAACAAGCTTCTGCTGTCCCAGCACCCCCGTAAGGGACTCGCGCTGCTCGTCGACAGCGGCCTCGCCGCTCGGGTGCTGCCCGAGCTGCCCGCGCTGCGGTTGGAGAGCGACGAGCACCACCGGCACAAGGACGTCTACGAGCATTCGCTGACCGTCCTGGAGCAGGCCATCGACCTGGAGGAGGACGGCCCTGATCTGGTGCTGCGGCTGGCCGCCCTCCTGCATGACGTGGGCAAGCCGAGGACACGGCGCTTCGAGGGGGACGGCCGGGTGTCCTTCCACCATCACGAGGTGGTGGGCGCCAAGCTCGTCAAGAAGAGGATGACCGCGCTCAAGTACGCGAACGACATGGTCAGGGATGTCTCCCGGCTCGTGGAGCTCCATCTGCGCTTCCACGGTTACGGCGCAGGCGAGTGGACGGACTCGGCCGTGCGCCGCTACGTGCGGGATGCGGGTCCGCTGCTCGGCCGTCTCCACAAGCTGACGCGTTCGGACTGCACCACGCGTAATAAGAGGAAGGCCACCGCACTGTCCCGCGCGTACGACGGCTTGGAAGAGCGCATCGCGCAGCTTCAGGAACGCGAGGAGCTCGACGCGATCCGGCCCGATCTCGACGGGAACCAGATCATGGAGATCCTGGATATCACTCCGGGACCGGTGATCGGCGCGGCATACGCGTTCCTGCTGGAGCAGCGACTGGAGAACGGGCCCATGGAGTTCGATGACGCTGTCGCGGCGCTCAAGGAGTGGTGGGCCACCCAGGAGGCCTGA
- a CDS encoding inositol-3-phosphate synthase gives MGSVRVAIVGAGNCASSLVQGVEYYKDADPAGKVPGLMHVQFGDYHVRDIEFVAAFDVDAKKVGLDLADAIGASENNTIKICDVPSTGVTVERGHTLDGLGKYYRQTIEESDATPVDIVQTLKDRNVDVLVCYLPVGSEAAAKFYAQCAIDAKVAFVNALPVFIAGTKEWADKFTEAGVPIVGDDIKSQVGATITHRVLAKLFEDRGVVLDRTMQLNVGGNMDFKNMLERERLESKKISKTQAVTSQIPDRDLGADNVHIGPSDYVAWLDDRKWAYVRLEGRAFGDVPLNLEYKLEVWDSPNSAGVIIDAVRAAKIAQDRGIGGPILSASSYFMKSPPVQFFDDEARENVEKFIRGEVER, from the coding sequence ATGGGTTCGGTTCGCGTAGCCATCGTTGGCGCCGGCAACTGCGCCTCGTCGCTGGTGCAAGGCGTCGAGTACTACAAGGACGCCGACCCGGCGGGCAAAGTGCCGGGTCTGATGCACGTGCAGTTCGGCGACTACCACGTACGGGACATCGAGTTCGTCGCCGCGTTCGACGTCGACGCGAAGAAGGTCGGCCTCGACCTCGCGGACGCGATCGGTGCCAGCGAGAACAACACCATCAAGATCTGCGACGTGCCGTCCACGGGCGTCACGGTCGAGCGTGGTCACACCCTGGACGGTCTGGGCAAGTACTACCGCCAGACCATCGAGGAGTCCGACGCGACCCCCGTCGACATCGTCCAGACCCTCAAGGACCGCAACGTCGACGTCCTGGTCTGCTACCTGCCGGTGGGCTCCGAGGCCGCCGCGAAGTTCTACGCCCAGTGCGCCATCGACGCGAAGGTCGCGTTCGTCAACGCTCTGCCGGTGTTCATCGCGGGCACCAAGGAGTGGGCGGACAAGTTCACCGAGGCCGGCGTCCCGATCGTCGGTGACGACATCAAGTCGCAGGTCGGCGCGACCATCACGCACCGCGTGCTGGCGAAGCTGTTCGAAGACCGCGGCGTCGTCCTGGACCGCACGATGCAGCTGAACGTCGGCGGCAACATGGACTTCAAGAACATGCTGGAGCGCGAGCGCCTGGAGTCCAAGAAGATCTCCAAGACGCAGGCCGTCACCTCCCAGATCCCGGACCGCGACCTGGGCGCCGACAACGTCCACATCGGCCCGTCCGACTACGTGGCCTGGCTCGACGACCGCAAGTGGGCGTACGTCCGCCTTGAGGGTCGCGCGTTCGGCGACGTCCCGCTGAACCTGGAGTACAAGCTCGAGGTCTGGGACTCCCCGAACTCCGCCGGCGTCATCATCGACGCCGTGCGCGCCGCGAAGATCGCCCAGGACCGCGGCATCGGCGGTCCCATCCTCTCCGCGTCGAGCTACTTCATGAAGTCGCCGCCGGTCCAGTTCTTCGACGACGAGGCCCGCGAGAACGTGGAGAAGTTCATCCGCGGCGAGGTCGAGCGCTGA
- a CDS encoding PadR family transcriptional regulator yields the protein MSRRSGILEFAVLGLLRESPMHGYELRKRLNTSLGIFRAFSYGTLYPCLKTLVATGWLIEEPGSAPEDALAASLAGRRAKIVYRLTADGKEHFEELLAHAGPDAWEDEHFAARFAFFGQTERDVRMRVLEGRRSRLEERLEKMRGSLARTRERLDDYTLELQRHGMESVEREVRWLNELIESERAGRDRRGTSEPGDTERAGDPGPPAAEHRTPHDTDHMDGLPRRGGAATAEGSPSRHPATPDPSDDRTK from the coding sequence ATGAGCAGGCGCTCGGGAATCCTTGAGTTCGCCGTACTCGGCCTGCTGCGCGAGTCCCCGATGCACGGGTACGAGCTGCGAAAGCGGCTCAACACGTCACTGGGCATCTTCCGGGCCTTCAGCTACGGGACGCTGTACCCGTGCCTGAAGACGCTGGTCGCCACGGGCTGGTTGATCGAGGAGCCGGGCAGTGCCCCGGAGGACGCCCTCGCGGCGTCCCTCGCCGGACGGCGGGCCAAGATCGTCTACCGGCTGACGGCCGACGGCAAGGAACACTTCGAGGAGCTACTCGCCCACGCCGGCCCCGACGCCTGGGAGGACGAGCACTTCGCTGCACGGTTCGCCTTCTTCGGGCAGACCGAGCGCGACGTACGGATGCGCGTCCTCGAAGGCCGCCGCAGCCGTCTTGAGGAGCGCCTTGAGAAGATGCGCGGCTCACTCGCCCGCACCCGCGAGCGTCTCGACGACTACACGCTGGAGCTCCAGCGCCACGGGATGGAATCCGTGGAGCGCGAGGTGCGCTGGCTCAACGAGCTCATCGAGAGCGAGCGGGCCGGGCGGGACCGGCGGGGTACGTCCGAGCCCGGCGACACCGAGCGAGCCGGCGACCCCGGCCCACCGGCCGCCGAGCACCGGACGCCCCACGACACCGACCACATGGACGGTCTGCCCCGGCGCGGGGGTGCCGCAACTGCCGAGGGTTCGCCCTCGCGGCACCCCGCCACGCCGGATCCGTCCGACGACAGGACCAAGTGA
- a CDS encoding transglycosylase domain-containing protein, producing MSEHRRKLPPPQGGGRAASRRAAQQPPGRRAAPSRGDASGSHTDPAGDTGATSRSGPHGEDEQSYGGRAAARRAAQRGGRRRGAEPAPGGGRGRGGGGRGPGKKRFIDYPRFDKYGWRRWVPSWRLTSALTVAFLGSLLAAGSVAYALVQLPDPSLASKAENNVYYWSDKTPMVSTGGENNVNRQIISIDQIPKAMQDAVVSQENRSFYTDSGIDPQGIARAVVNMAKGQETQGGSTITQQYVKNALLGDQSQTVDRKVKEIFIALKVGTKQSKPKILEGYLNTSYFGRGAYGIQAAARTYFGVDAKQLNPSQCAFLAALLKGATLYDPAGNTDLNAQATPQANTARITFRWKTTLDQMVKDGHLSATERAKYKTLPVSQPLKKSAQLSGQVGYLVDLAKSYFANNNSEGITSDDLSKGGYEIYTTFDKKKVNQLSAAVEKVRKENISTKKRPTKDSFVQFGGASIEPQSGKIVAIYGGEDATKHFTDNADVTGAQVGSTFKPFVLAAAMEHGKRDPNLGIDQPDSERTAVNPDTSRYPGKNNLKIKDYTGQVWMDKEGKEWLQPNDEGYNQPSITLREAMRESVNSAFVQLGMDVGIPTVRTEAEKAGLSSDQLIKSDVPSFSIGISDPSAIRMAGAYGTFAQHGEQRDPYSVEKVLRNGKEIFKHDDKVTRAMPAQVADNVTDVLRTVVTKGTGTNAQVAGHEVAGKTGTTDENKSAWFVGYTPQLSTAIDMYRLDDNAKSKDRKFLSMYNTGGQKTIQGASFPSSIFKDYMTAALNGQPALTFTKPEPIGKAVFGGGLHSPAPSPSVTPSNSPSSSPSTSPSPSNTPQPPPSPSDSCSSFFGCSGDGGQNGGNNTGGGNGAGGADTGGTDAGTTGGESPSSSPGTDAGTTNGNGNGGTDTGGGFIGGPG from the coding sequence ATGAGCGAGCACCGTCGCAAACTGCCACCGCCGCAAGGCGGCGGACGTGCCGCGTCCCGGCGGGCAGCCCAGCAGCCGCCCGGCCGCCGCGCTGCCCCCTCCCGAGGCGACGCCTCGGGATCACACACAGACCCCGCCGGAGATACGGGCGCCACGAGCCGCTCGGGTCCGCACGGCGAGGACGAGCAGTCGTACGGCGGCCGCGCGGCCGCCCGCAGAGCCGCCCAGCGCGGCGGCCGCAGGCGCGGTGCCGAGCCGGCACCGGGCGGCGGGCGGGGGCGTGGGGGCGGCGGCCGGGGACCCGGCAAGAAACGCTTCATCGACTACCCGCGGTTCGACAAGTACGGCTGGCGCCGCTGGGTCCCGTCCTGGCGCCTCACGAGCGCCCTCACCGTCGCGTTCCTCGGTTCGCTGCTGGCCGCCGGGTCCGTCGCGTACGCGCTCGTCCAGCTGCCGGACCCGAGCCTGGCGTCCAAGGCGGAGAACAACGTCTACTACTGGTCGGACAAGACTCCGATGGTGTCGACCGGTGGCGAGAACAACGTCAATCGGCAGATCATCTCCATCGACCAGATCCCCAAGGCGATGCAGGACGCGGTCGTCTCCCAGGAGAACAGGTCCTTCTACACGGACTCGGGCATCGACCCGCAGGGCATCGCGCGCGCCGTGGTCAACATGGCGAAGGGCCAGGAGACGCAGGGTGGCTCCACCATCACCCAGCAGTACGTGAAGAACGCGCTCCTCGGTGACCAGAGCCAGACCGTGGACCGCAAGGTCAAAGAGATCTTCATCGCCCTCAAGGTCGGCACGAAGCAGTCCAAGCCGAAGATCCTTGAGGGATACCTCAACACCTCGTACTTCGGCCGTGGTGCGTACGGCATCCAGGCGGCGGCTCGTACGTACTTCGGGGTGGACGCGAAGCAGCTGAATCCGAGCCAGTGCGCGTTCCTCGCCGCACTGCTCAAGGGCGCCACGCTGTACGACCCCGCGGGCAACACGGACCTCAACGCGCAGGCCACCCCGCAGGCGAACACCGCGCGCATCACGTTCCGCTGGAAGACGACCCTGGACCAGATGGTGAAGGACGGCCATCTCTCCGCGACGGAACGCGCCAAGTACAAGACGCTGCCGGTATCGCAGCCGCTGAAGAAGTCCGCCCAGCTCAGCGGGCAGGTCGGCTACCTGGTCGACCTCGCCAAGTCGTACTTCGCGAACAACAACTCCGAGGGCATCACGTCGGACGACCTCTCGAAGGGCGGTTACGAGATCTACACGACCTTCGACAAGAAGAAGGTCAATCAGCTCTCCGCCGCCGTCGAGAAGGTGCGCAAGGAGAACATCAGCACCAAGAAACGGCCGACGAAGGACTCCTTCGTCCAGTTCGGCGGCGCGTCGATCGAACCGCAGAGTGGGAAGATCGTCGCGATCTACGGCGGTGAGGACGCGACCAAGCACTTCACCGACAACGCCGACGTCACGGGCGCCCAGGTCGGTTCGACGTTCAAGCCGTTCGTCCTGGCCGCGGCAATGGAGCACGGGAAGCGCGATCCGAACCTCGGGATCGACCAGCCGGACTCCGAACGCACGGCGGTCAACCCCGACACCAGCCGCTACCCGGGCAAGAACAACCTGAAGATCAAGGACTACACCGGCCAGGTCTGGATGGACAAGGAGGGCAAGGAGTGGCTGCAGCCGAACGACGAGGGGTACAACCAGCCCTCCATCACGCTGCGTGAGGCGATGCGGGAGTCCGTGAACTCCGCGTTCGTCCAGCTCGGCATGGACGTCGGCATCCCGACCGTCCGTACCGAGGCGGAGAAGGCGGGCCTCTCCTCCGACCAGCTGATCAAGTCCGACGTGCCGTCGTTCTCCATCGGCATCTCCGACCCGAGCGCCATCCGCATGGCGGGCGCGTACGGGACCTTCGCTCAGCACGGCGAGCAGCGCGACCCGTACTCGGTCGAGAAGGTCCTCCGGAACGGCAAGGAGATCTTCAAGCACGACGACAAGGTCACGCGGGCCATGCCGGCCCAGGTCGCCGACAACGTGACGGACGTCCTGCGGACCGTCGTCACCAAGGGCACCGGCACGAACGCCCAGGTGGCGGGGCACGAGGTCGCCGGTAAGACCGGTACGACCGACGAGAACAAGTCCGCCTGGTTCGTGGGCTACACCCCGCAGTTGTCGACGGCCATCGACATGTACCGGCTGGACGACAACGCGAAGAGCAAGGACCGCAAGTTCCTGTCGATGTACAACACCGGCGGGCAGAAGACGATCCAGGGTGCTTCGTTCCCCTCGTCGATCTTCAAGGACTACATGACGGCCGCGCTCAACGGGCAGCCCGCCCTGACGTTCACGAAGCCCGAACCGATCGGTAAGGCCGTGTTCGGAGGCGGCCTGCACTCGCCGGCGCCCTCGCCGTCCGTGACGCCTTCGAACTCCCCGTCGTCGTCACCGTCCACTTCGCCGAGCCCGTCGAACACGCCGCAGCCGCCTCCTTCGCCGAGCGACTCCTGCTCCTCGTTCTTCGGCTGCTCCGGCGACGGCGGTCAGAACGGCGGCAACAACACCGGCGGTGGCAACGGAGCCGGGGGGGCCGATACCGGCGGCACCGACGCGGGCACCACCGGCGGCGAGTCGCCGTCCTCCTCGCCGGGCACCGACGCCGGCACGACGAACGGGAACGGCAACGGAGGGACCGATACCGGCGGAGGCTTCATCGGCGGCCCCGGCTAG
- a CDS encoding glycosyltransferase family 87 protein, with the protein MPSAEDTSVPPGTSLGPQETPDVAPTRRDRISAAGSELIGGPLGRWALSGTSRLTPVRVIALVAIGMFALGMAQKLPCYDWAWFRGASSQYTRACYSDIPHLFQARGFSDGLVPYFDRLNGDMDYLEYPVLTGLFMEVASWITSLFTSSNGDLMGREQAYWMANAAMLLVCAVIIAVCTARTHRRRPWDALLVALAPAFVLTATINWDLLAVALTAAAMLMWTRGRTLAFGILIGLATAAKLYPVLILGPLLVLCWRAGKMRAFGSALLGAACAWLVVNLPVMLLAPEGWKKFYTFSQVRPVDFGSFWLIISQRTGAFSTDVHPVNTYSIVLMALACAGIAALALMAPRRPRFAQLAFLVVAAFILTNKVYSPQYVLWLVPLAALARPRWRDFLVWQACEVMYYLGIWMYLAYTTSGDAHKGLPAEGYQLAIALHLAGTLYLCVLVVRDAMLPERDPVRADGADDPSGGVLDHAPDVFVLGEAARSKAVGDGSAAEGRGGGRVTWGSDEWEPETDPETVGDRRHGA; encoded by the coding sequence ATGCCGAGCGCAGAAGACACCTCCGTACCCCCCGGTACGTCCCTCGGGCCCCAGGAGACGCCGGACGTCGCTCCCACGCGCCGTGACCGGATCTCCGCGGCGGGCAGCGAGCTGATCGGCGGCCCGCTGGGACGCTGGGCCCTGTCCGGGACGAGCCGGCTCACCCCGGTGCGGGTCATCGCCCTGGTGGCGATCGGCATGTTCGCGCTCGGTATGGCGCAGAAGCTCCCCTGCTACGACTGGGCGTGGTTCCGCGGCGCGAGCTCCCAGTACACCCGCGCCTGCTATTCGGACATTCCGCATCTCTTTCAGGCCCGCGGTTTCTCCGACGGCCTCGTGCCGTACTTCGACCGTCTCAACGGCGACATGGACTACCTGGAGTACCCGGTACTCACCGGCCTCTTCATGGAGGTCGCCTCCTGGATCACGTCCCTGTTCACGTCCAGCAACGGGGACCTGATGGGCCGCGAGCAGGCGTACTGGATGGCCAACGCGGCCATGCTGCTCGTCTGCGCCGTGATCATCGCCGTGTGCACGGCCCGCACCCACCGCCGCCGTCCCTGGGACGCGCTGCTGGTCGCCCTCGCCCCGGCGTTCGTGCTGACCGCCACGATCAACTGGGACCTGCTGGCGGTCGCCCTGACCGCGGCGGCGATGCTGATGTGGACCCGGGGCAGGACGCTCGCCTTCGGCATCCTCATCGGTCTCGCGACCGCCGCGAAGCTGTACCCGGTGCTGATCCTCGGCCCGTTGCTCGTGCTGTGCTGGCGGGCCGGCAAGATGCGCGCGTTCGGATCGGCTCTGCTCGGCGCCGCCTGCGCCTGGCTCGTGGTGAACCTGCCGGTGATGCTGCTGGCGCCTGAGGGCTGGAAGAAGTTCTACACGTTCAGTCAGGTACGGCCGGTGGACTTCGGCTCGTTCTGGCTGATCATCAGCCAGCGCACGGGCGCGTTCAGCACCGATGTGCACCCGGTCAACACGTACTCCATCGTGCTGATGGCGCTGGCCTGCGCGGGTATCGCGGCGCTGGCGCTGATGGCCCCGCGCCGGCCGCGCTTCGCGCAGCTCGCGTTCCTCGTCGTCGCCGCGTTCATCCTCACCAACAAGGTCTACTCGCCGCAGTACGTGCTCTGGCTGGTGCCGCTCGCGGCGCTCGCCCGGCCGCGCTGGCGGGACTTCCTCGTGTGGCAGGCGTGCGAGGTCATGTACTACCTCGGCATCTGGATGTACCTCGCGTACACGACCAGCGGTGACGCCCACAAGGGGCTGCCGGCCGAGGGCTACCAGCTGGCCATCGCGCTGCATCTGGCGGGCACGCTGTACCTGTGTGTGCTGGTGGTGCGCGACGCGATGCTGCCGGAGCGGGACCCGGTACGGGCCGACGGCGCGGACGACCCGTCAGGCGGCGTCCTGGACCACGCGCCCGACGTGTTCGTCCTGGGCGAGGCGGCGCGCTCCAAGGCCGTCGGGGACGGCTCCGCAGCCGAGGGGAGGGGCGGCGGGCGGGTCACGTGGGGCAGCGACGAGTGGGAGCCGGAGACGGACCCCGAGACGGTCGGGGACCGGCGCCACGGCGCTTAG
- a CDS encoding alanine racemase yields MALSLYVDTARWRAHQKSVIDQFPGIVPVCKGNGYGFGHERLADETTRFGSDMLAVGTIYEAARIKDWFGGDLLVLTPFRRGEEPVPLPDRVIRSVSSVDGVYALVGARVVIECMSSMKRHGVKEEELGQLHAAIEDVRLEGFALHLPLDRTDGSDAVEEVIAWMDRLRAARLPLHTMFVSHLKADELARLQQQFPQTRFRARIGTKLWLGDHDATEYRGAVLDVTPVVKGDRFGYRQQRAASDGWLVVVAGGTSHGVGLEAPKALHSMTSRAKGVARAGLATVNRNLSPFVWSGKQRWFAEPPHMQVSILFVPSEAEEPKVGDELVAILRHTTTQFDRIVDR; encoded by the coding sequence ATGGCGCTCTCCCTCTACGTCGACACCGCGCGCTGGCGGGCGCACCAGAAGTCGGTCATCGACCAGTTCCCCGGCATCGTCCCCGTCTGCAAGGGCAACGGATACGGCTTCGGGCACGAGCGGCTCGCCGACGAGACGACCCGCTTCGGTTCCGACATGCTCGCCGTCGGCACGATCTACGAGGCCGCCAGGATCAAGGACTGGTTCGGCGGCGACCTCCTGGTCCTGACGCCCTTCAGACGCGGCGAGGAGCCGGTGCCGCTGCCGGACCGGGTGATCCGTTCCGTCTCGTCCGTCGACGGCGTGTACGCGCTGGTCGGCGCACGCGTCGTCATCGAGTGCATGAGCTCCATGAAGCGCCACGGCGTGAAGGAGGAGGAGCTCGGCCAGCTGCACGCCGCCATCGAGGACGTACGGCTCGAAGGCTTCGCGCTGCACCTTCCGCTGGACCGTACGGACGGCTCGGACGCGGTCGAGGAGGTCATCGCCTGGATGGACCGGCTGCGCGCCGCCCGGCTCCCCCTCCACACGATGTTCGTGAGCCACCTGAAGGCCGACGAGCTCGCGCGGCTCCAGCAGCAGTTCCCGCAGACCCGGTTCAGGGCGCGCATCGGCACCAAGCTGTGGCTCGGTGACCATGACGCGACGGAGTACCGGGGCGCGGTCCTCGACGTCACCCCGGTCGTCAAGGGCGACCGGTTCGGCTACCGGCAGCAGCGCGCCGCGTCCGACGGCTGGCTCGTCGTCGTGGCGGGCGGTACGTCGCACGGTGTCGGACTGGAGGCGCCGAAGGCGCTGCACAGCATGACGTCCCGTGCGAAGGGCGTGGCACGGGCCGGTCTCGCGACGGTCAACCGCAACCTGTCGCCGTTCGTCTGGTCCGGCAAGCAGCGGTGGTTCGCGGAGCCGCCGCACATGCAGGTGTCGATCCTGTTCGTCCCGTCGGAGGCCGAGGAGCCGAAGGTGGGCGACGAACTGGTGGCGATCCTGCGGCACACCACGACCCAGTTCGACCGGATCGTCGACCGCTGA
- a CDS encoding lipid II:glycine glycyltransferase FemX, translating to MSLPQSKSLVLRTISREQHLAFVQSLPSASHCQVPAWADVKTEWRSENLGWFDASGQLVGAGLVLYRQLPKIKRYLAYLPEGPVINWYAPNLDEWLQPMLAHLKQQGAFSVKMGPPVVIRRWDAAAIKSGIQDPDVKRLRDVEATLIEPRAFEVSDRLRKMGWQQGEDGGAGFGDVQPRYVFQVPLANRSLDDVLKGFNQLWRRNIKKAEKAGVEVVQGGYNDLAEWQRLYEVTAQRDHFRPRPQSYFERMWTVLNTEDPNRMRLYFARHEGENVAAATMLIVGGHVWYSYGASANHKREVRPSNAMQWRMLRDAYAMGATVYDLRGISDSLDETDHLFGLIQFKVGTGGEAVEYIGEWDFPLNKLLHKALDMYMSRR from the coding sequence ATGAGTCTGCCGCAGAGCAAGAGCCTGGTCCTCAGGACCATCAGCCGTGAGCAGCATCTGGCGTTCGTCCAGAGCCTGCCGTCCGCCAGCCACTGCCAGGTCCCCGCATGGGCTGACGTGAAGACGGAGTGGCGCTCGGAGAACCTCGGCTGGTTCGACGCGAGCGGCCAGCTCGTCGGGGCGGGGCTCGTGCTGTACCGGCAGTTGCCCAAGATCAAGCGCTACCTCGCGTACCTGCCTGAGGGCCCGGTCATCAACTGGTACGCGCCGAACCTGGACGAGTGGCTCCAGCCGATGCTCGCCCACCTCAAGCAGCAGGGCGCCTTCTCCGTGAAGATGGGCCCGCCGGTGGTGATCCGCCGCTGGGACGCGGCCGCGATCAAGTCCGGTATCCAGGACCCCGACGTCAAGCGGCTGCGCGACGTGGAGGCCACGCTCATCGAGCCGCGCGCCTTCGAGGTATCGGACCGGCTGCGCAAGATGGGCTGGCAGCAGGGTGAGGACGGCGGCGCGGGCTTCGGCGACGTGCAGCCCCGCTACGTCTTCCAGGTCCCGCTGGCGAACCGTTCACTCGACGATGTCCTCAAGGGCTTCAACCAGCTGTGGCGCCGCAACATCAAGAAGGCCGAGAAGGCCGGCGTCGAGGTCGTCCAGGGAGGCTACAACGACCTCGCCGAGTGGCAGCGGCTGTACGAGGTCACCGCCCAGCGCGACCACTTCCGGCCGCGCCCGCAGTCGTACTTCGAACGTATGTGGACGGTCCTGAACACCGAGGACCCGAACCGTATGCGGCTCTACTTCGCCCGGCACGAGGGCGAGAACGTGGCGGCGGCGACGATGCTGATCGTCGGCGGCCATGTCTGGTACTCGTACGGTGCCTCCGCGAACCACAAGCGTGAGGTGCGGCCCTCGAACGCGATGCAGTGGCGGATGCTGCGGGACGCGTACGCGATGGGTGCGACGGTCTACGACCTGCGCGGCATCTCCGACTCGCTCGACGAGACCGATCACCTCTTCGGCCTCATCCAGTTCAAGGTCGGCACGGGCGGCGAGGCCGTCGAGTACATCGGCGAGTGGGACTTCCCCCTGAACAAGCTGCTCCACAAGGCGCTCGACATGTATATGTCGCGGCGCTGA